One stretch of Amycolatopsis tolypomycina DNA includes these proteins:
- a CDS encoding FAD-dependent oxidoreductase has protein sequence MHVTIIGAGLGGLTLARVLHVHGIPATVYEAEASPTARTQGGMLDIHDYNGQLAVEAAGLTAGFRDLILEGRQAMRVLDRHGTVLAEKTDDGTGGRPEVQRAALREMLLDALPAGTVHWGHKVSAARAIGDGRHEVVFADGRTVTTDLLVGADGAWSRVRPLLTGAVPEYVGEAFVEIYLYDADTRHPAAAKAVGGGSLMVPSIGKGIHAHRESGDTLHTYVSLTRPLDWFDAIDFTDPAAATARVAAEFEGWAPELTALITDGDTPPVLRPHYTLPVGHRWARVPGVTLVGDAAHLMPANGEGANLAMLDGAELALALAAHPGDAETALAEYEEAMFPRAAKVGAEGMKFDELLAGVGEDDVPRVLLEVFEEFTGAVRES, from the coding sequence ATGCACGTCACGATCATCGGCGCCGGTCTCGGCGGCCTCACCCTCGCCCGCGTCCTGCACGTCCACGGCATCCCGGCCACGGTGTACGAGGCCGAGGCCTCGCCGACGGCCCGGACGCAGGGCGGGATGCTCGACATCCACGACTACAACGGGCAACTCGCCGTCGAGGCGGCCGGGCTGACGGCCGGGTTCCGCGACCTGATCCTCGAAGGCAGGCAGGCGATGCGGGTCCTCGACCGGCACGGGACCGTGCTGGCCGAGAAGACCGACGACGGCACGGGCGGCCGCCCGGAAGTGCAGCGCGCCGCACTGCGGGAGATGCTGCTCGACGCGCTGCCGGCCGGCACTGTCCACTGGGGACACAAAGTGTCCGCGGCGCGCGCCATCGGCGACGGCCGCCACGAGGTCGTCTTCGCCGACGGCCGCACCGTCACCACCGATCTCCTGGTCGGCGCGGACGGCGCCTGGTCGAGGGTCCGGCCGCTGCTCACCGGCGCCGTGCCCGAGTACGTCGGCGAAGCCTTCGTCGAGATCTACCTGTACGACGCCGACACCCGGCACCCCGCCGCCGCGAAGGCGGTGGGCGGCGGCTCGCTGATGGTGCCGTCGATCGGCAAGGGCATCCACGCCCACCGGGAAAGCGGCGACACGCTGCACACCTACGTGTCGCTCACCCGGCCGCTCGACTGGTTCGACGCGATCGACTTCACCGATCCCGCCGCGGCCACCGCGCGGGTCGCGGCCGAGTTCGAGGGCTGGGCACCGGAACTCACCGCGCTCATCACCGACGGCGACACCCCGCCGGTCCTGCGTCCCCACTACACCCTGCCGGTGGGGCACCGGTGGGCGCGGGTGCCCGGGGTGACACTGGTCGGCGACGCGGCCCACCTCATGCCGGCCAACGGCGAAGGCGCCAACCTCGCCATGCTCGACGGTGCCGAGCTCGCCCTCGCCCTCGCCGCGCACCCCGGCGACGCCGAAACCGCGCTCGCGGAGTACGAGGAAGCCATGTTCCCGCGCGCCGCCAAGGTCGGCGCCGAAGGGATGAAGTTCGACGAGCTCCTCGCCGGGGTCGGGGAGGACGACGTCCCGCGGGTGCTGCTCGAGGTGTTCGAGGAGTTCACCGGCGCCGTGCGGGAGTCCTAG